The Deinococcus seoulensis genome has a segment encoding these proteins:
- a CDS encoding GIY-YIG nuclease family protein: MTTDLSYYVYALKDPRTSPAAPFYIGKGIGTRAHDHLRRPDSTPKGQRIREILAGGAEVLVVRLVEGLTEAQALKIEAELIAAFGTQASGGLLTNTVLPSGLGGKGRAGKVVPAGVPEKAQVGLQLLKDAVLEFAQANPGGVTNSETASLLGLRSEYGGGAKDYLSYSVLGLLMREGKIERRKPGHQHVARVR; this comes from the coding sequence GTGACCACCGACCTCTCGTACTACGTGTACGCGCTGAAGGACCCGCGCACGTCGCCCGCCGCGCCGTTCTACATCGGCAAGGGCATCGGCACCCGCGCTCACGATCACCTGCGGCGACCCGACAGCACACCCAAGGGTCAGCGCATCCGCGAGATTCTGGCAGGCGGCGCCGAGGTACTGGTCGTGCGGCTGGTCGAGGGTCTGACCGAGGCGCAGGCGCTGAAGATCGAGGCGGAACTGATCGCCGCGTTCGGCACGCAGGCCAGCGGGGGCCTGCTGACGAACACCGTGCTGCCCAGCGGTCTGGGAGGCAAGGGGCGTGCCGGGAAGGTCGTACCGGCGGGCGTGCCGGAGAAGGCGCAGGTGGGCCTGCAACTGCTCAAGGACGCCGTGCTGGAGTTCGCGCAGGCCAACCCCGGCGGCGTGACCAACTCCGAGACGGCCAGTCTGCTGGGGCTGCGCAGCGAGTACGGCGGCGGCGCGAAGGATTACCTGTCGTACTCGGTGCTGGGCCTGCTGATGCGCGAGGGGAAAATCGAGCGCCGCAAGCCCGGGCATCAGCACGTCGCCCGGGTTCGCTGA